A section of the Humulus lupulus chromosome 2, drHumLupu1.1, whole genome shotgun sequence genome encodes:
- the LOC133818038 gene encoding thioredoxin H2-like, giving the protein MGGFLSSLLGGEAAAAEYSSSSDQPSSVIAFHSTARWQLHFNEAKESNKLIVIDFSATWCGPCKMMEPIFNALSTKFATADFVKIDVDELSEVAQEFGVQAMPTFVLVKKGKEVDRVIGAKKDELEKKVQKHL; this is encoded by the exons atGGGAGGGTTTCTCTCTAGCTTACTCGGAGGAGAGGCGGCCGCTGCCGAATATTCATCATCCTCGGATCAGCCCTCATCCGTCATCGCATTTCATTCCACGGCCAGATGGCAGCTCCATTTCAATGAAGCCAAAGAATCCAATAAGCTG ATTGTCATCGATTTCTCGGCGACCTGGTGCGGTCCCTGCAAGATGATGGAGCCAATCTTCAATGCCTTGTCTACTAAGTTCGCCACCGCTGACTTTGTGAAGATCGATGTCGACGAGTTGTCC GAAGTAGCGCAGGAATTTGGTGTGCAGGCGATGCCGACGTTCGTGTTGGTGAAGAAAGGAAAGGAAGTGGATAGGGTTATCGGAGCGAAGAAGGATGAACTTGAGAAGAAGGTTCAGAAACACCTCTAA